In Episyrphus balteatus chromosome 4, idEpiBalt1.1, whole genome shotgun sequence, the sequence tttcgattttcttaaaagaaatcAATGTTTTCAAATTATATATCTGTACTTTGAATAATGAAAACTTATTTCTTATGTGACACTATCAAGGAATACCTACTTCAATTTTACTTTATACATTTTAACTTACCTGATACTTTGGCGCATTATTTAGCAAGGGATAATTTCCCTGTGCATCTCCATTATGGAGTAAATGATTATCAACAAGATTCCAACCCCAGCTCTGATCGTCTGCCCCCAATAATGCTACATAGCCGTGGCACTGAAGGGCGGCTTCTTTTGTTGAGATTCCAATAACTGCCACTGTACCAAGTGGACCCTCCCATATGACTTCCCAGGCGTGGCGTCCTTGTCGAAAGCCTATTTTACTTCTCGCTGCATCCGTACTCTGTGCAACTGGGTTACTGAAATATTAAATACATTATTGATTAAGTAGAAAACTTCTTTGCGtttgttttgaacaaaaaaaaaagtaaataaaaaggaaaaataaaaaccgaCCGATGCAGAGTAAATCCATTTGGTTTAATATAGACATTCCTAGAGCAGTCATTTGGATTCCAGGCATGATAGAATGCCCTTAATTTTGTCTTATAGGTGGGCACCGAAGATAACAGATCTGATTTTAATGCTTCTTCAGCTAATTTTCGTATACAATGCATTCGCCAGACGTCATTGTTTTCGTCGTTGAGGAAGCGATACCATCTCTTACACACGAGCGAACAATTCCTTAAGTCTCGGAGGCCTAAATACGAGAATATAGCTTCTAGAACGTGTTCGTGAATTGTGGCTGCGATTGAGTCTCCCATCGTTTTCTCCAAACTCTCtcacacaattttaatttaaaatattttttcctttcttCGGCCGAGTTTTTTAAGAATGGTcgttccaaaagaaaaaaaaaaaattgcgaaagACCTTTTGTGCGTACGTTGTCAAAAGTTAAGTGTTTTCCAAGTGTATTTTCTCACACCCTGCaattatttctttgaatttgTGAAGATTCAAGAcaatattataatttaattaatttagatATGCCTTCGGAgttccattttttattaaaaatttattgagaAATCAACGAGAGATGCGTTTATTGGacaataaaaagaaagaaaaacttttcctttctattttgcaatcaaaatacaAATGTGCAAATGTCGCAATGTAAACGTCAAGTTTGAAGTTTGTACAAAAACGAAAGATTTTTTTGACGAAAGATTACATTTGAGGTGGAAACACAAGAAATGAGAAATGAAGGAGGAGTTGAACAAAAGGAAGGCTTTGCTCGGTAGCTCAGTgatttaaggccgtgtgtgaattgcgtttaaTATTAGCCCTGTGGCCCgatcttttattaaataaagttaactttggttgttgtgtcaaaaaaatcgttgtaattgtttttgttagattttgttagaaaatttcaactttgatttaggaacgtCTAATGtcacattaggtgtgttttttattaccaccggtcttaactcgataaaaaaaacgcctcgggacttaagcctggtacgcagctcgcgctaaattttagctcccatacaaattatcgaaaaattttatctgagctaaaatggatcccatacaaattatcgataacttgtatgggaattttatctcggctaaaatttagcgcgaactgcgtaccaggctttagcgagaaaaattggcaggaCTGcatattagggtgcttcttaaaaatcaattttcgaaattttaatgggacaccctttcattttgttcttcctgccttaaatataaattgggtaaaggcttggccaaaccggagggtacatgcggtagcggtacgggtatttgtatgaaaaaaattccaaactgacacatcaacgttcagatgtggaatttttttcatacaaatacccgtaccgctaccgcatgtaccttCCGGTGTGGCCATGCCttaaaatttggtccagtttaaacacgttctaggtgtagctaccacaattcaaagttttgaaaaatacaccaaattttgttttttttttttctcagaaaattttaaaatttgtaatcagaattaagtacaTTATATTAATAgccgtatttattagatttgcttAAATGGGTTCTCAATGGTTGTTTagttaagcttgcttaaatatttaattcgcctttaagcaacgttgcttaaatttgGATTTATAATTGAATTCCCACAGAAGATTAACTAAACGATAGTAGTGTCAAAAAATGAGGGGAAATTAactaatctagtacaaaatactactacattttagaaacatcacttggtttttgacattttgtaagTAGCCAAAAGAGAGAGTTGatctttaagcctggtacgctgctcgcgctaaattttagctcccatacaaattatcgaaaatttttagccgagataaaatggatcccatacaagttatcgataacttgtatggaaattttatctcagctaaaatttagcgcgagcagcgtaccaggctttactaaccattttaattcttttttttattaatattcttCAATTCTTTAGTTTCAGTTTAAAATTCAAGCTCATTTTAgggaataatttaatttcaaaacaaaatgtagTCTTGACATCAAAACCCTAGATAAATTAATAGCATGATACTGACCTCACGACCTTAGTAATAATTCATATGTGGTCAAATCATtcttaaaatggctctaagcaAGCTCTAAACGTGGTGAATGGCGTTTAAGTTAAGCAATCGTTAAGCAACATTGCTTAAATGtgtaaattctttataaatacacattttgtacTTAAGAGCTATTTAGAGGGGGTTTAAAGTTAAACAACCTTTAACATTCTTTAATAAATATGGCTGtaaatctttaactgttttgaaagaaattttgataaaaatacagtgacgtttaattttgaatatttttgaatttaacatttttttgtgttattctgtagaatagctaactcagtgatctttcttaattgaaaaattcaatgattttatctgattgcttagtcagctattacatgaagcctcaagaggcttgactcttttttctaattttcttttgataatcattctgtgaggcgcgtactattacacgatgactcttgagtccaggactcaaatttgacatttctcttttgatttaaaatttgttgttgttgtattgcaccaagaagcaaaaagaaatgaaagagaatgttgaaaaaaagaaaagtggaaaaagaaacgtcaaaaaagagtctcagaattccgacccacgagtctctggtcggataattttttgtttcatcttttttctcttttgcactcattacgtttcaaaagaggcgcgcctcttgaggcttcatgtaatagctgacttatgAGCCAAAAatctttattcgacagacagttaactgactgtttattagaagattgaaaaatcgggtcttaaaggcttggccacaccggagggtacgctgtagaggtacaggtaacggtacgggtatttgtatggaaaaaattccaaactgacacatcaacgttcgggtgtggaatttttttaatacaaatatcgttgccgctacccgtaccgctatatttttttatacaaataccCCTACCGTTACCCGTACCTGTACCACGTACCCTCCGgcgtggccaagcctttaagcgCACTTTGTAttgtgacaaaaaaattttgttgaaattgatttttttttttacttaaatctttagtgaatggtagcgacccctaaattttaatattaaaatcggaaaaaaataccatataggCACTATGCTTATAGctatggtagaacataatgcaggggtgtcccattaaaaaatcgagaaaaagattttttcgaccatataagaagcaccctacccttgggcttagttgtttagcccagagaattctctgggcttaactttttcaacagatttaaatctgtgctaccaaattaacttgttcgtaaattgcttagaatttctttaaaaacatcaaaactgatgtttggaatgacaattattattttaaatatttatttaatagttacttaaacttttttttttcaaaaacacaagaaaacccaaaagcaagaaatatgacaactctatatttttttgtgtcagctgatttcggaacatttatgtcgttttcgattggctctccggaagcgtccggaatcattcagaagccttctgaaaccgttttattggctttgaaatgacagctagaacgcttctcagaagagaaattctcttctcgatttcaattCAGAACCCactcaagaagcactaatacatgaacacttacatgtcaaaaaaaaactccgtcaaaatgtttggtttttcattcaagaatttattattttttgaaattgaaattaattacaaaacaaaaacggaTAAATAAATGCCATGGAACAATTGATATCTTCATCTTCTTCAGTGTAGtcttcaaaattataatttttcaatgtttttcgtttgcaagaaaaaaaaaatactaaaaatatttgacatttgaaatttcacataagcacaaaaaaacaaaattgagtggaatggattcaaactgttttattggatttcagaatgagtgaatccttgagtgaaaccaatcgaaaacgacattaatatgcccaaggggctaaagtgttgttgtatttaatatgtaaattgcttagcccagtctgcgtttttttttgtccggtggtaataaaaaacacacctattttgtcgatctgtcaaaacaaaattttttgagatcaattttatgaatgaataaacaagaaagaattaatttggaactgattcttttaaattgaattctaagcaaattgaagcatatcaattaaataattttaaatttgaaaacaaacaaaaaattctggaagcaattcaaacttttttactggatttcagaatgagtgaatcattgagtgattccaatcgaaaacgacattaatgtagttgaaaatttttttgaaaaaatattgttcaaataaaaccaactgcacCTACAGGATctactctttaaatgtgtttaaacaaaaaagtcagagataaagttAAACTTGTTAATTGAgcctaacggccatattattcactagttttaaaaatacatctggatgtaaggaaattgaaatgtcaaaaataaatccaaatctatgatattcactatcacacagagaaaaaaatagtcatttttaactattttttaactattttcatagttaaaatcgggataactattttggatttggatatatttttgacatttgacaattttacatccagatgtattttttaaactattgaataatatggccgtaagtaacatgaacattaattttttttttaagttaaggcccaactataatagacGGACAAGAACGGAAGCTAATGTCAACCGAACGAACCGTTTCTTTCCGATTGTCAAATGCATCCGTTTACCCATAATTGTTTTAATAGAAGGGAAGCATTTTTAAGTCAAGTTGTTTTTGGTTTCGAGAATTCATGTTCCATTTTCTTTCAGACttacaaaatttgtaaaaaatgtaaaaataaatagaaaaaacacattttaaactGATAAAgctttattttgtatgaaaatgacgttttccaaaagttcgaatgcgCGTACCGGAGAAACCActcaacttaaaattaatgtcgaattcctttcaatttttagaatcgcctcaaaaaaatggaatttttggtgttaaaaaggaacatgaaaacaaaccgaattctttttgcgattgtgtgtgtgtcatttgacaacaatttttacacgaacgtcaagctgaaatcaaaacaatttctgtaaaataaaaccaaaggttcctttgatcaataattttgtttatttgcttcggtaatataaatttaatttaatccaaatcaataggaaattgcagatattattaagatctgaatgaagatgaagtaaaaggttaattatttggccgtatgctgtggttttacagagaaaaaaatttcctgaagataatcacgagaagaaaagtcacagtaatttgactttttcacaagaactatgccaagaaaaattatattttgatcgcacattgttttttttttatttatttcataattttccgcaataaaaatacgatattccATTATAATTTACTCCTTATTTGAAGTTAGTATtcccaaataaacaaacaacacgaaggaatctttcagcttgacgtttgagaaatgtcaaatgttccaagtgtgtgtgcaaatccgtgtaattctctcaaaaaagagggattaaaaaaaattcgaattctgcttcgtttgaggcgatttttttttctatggaacatgattttcagaaaaaattcgcttcgagatcgccgaaaattcgatttttgcattgaaaggaattcgacataaatcattatggatttgcttccttaaaatgagacagcaattccgttTGAACGCTTTCATACTTAACGACAGTAAATGgtccttaaaaattgttgtaatcgagagcggtgaaatttttattttttaactttcttatctGACCGTTTAATAATGCAGCCCTGTACTAGTTTTACGgattcatcgactttccctggattccgaggtataggTAAATCTAATTTGACTCCCCTAAACACTTATAAATGTTTTGTGAAACACAAAGATGacttttattaaaagtttttttcttttttgagaaatgtcaaatttgcggaCGTAAATTGCGAAAGGAAAGTGAGTTTACGTCCGAAAACGAAACTGAAGTAAACCGAATTCCGCTATTATGGCTGTGACATCTGGGGTCAAATCGTCGCATACGTTAACGAGTAGctcgttaacgaaatctgttCATTTGGCATGATGTCATACGTACAGCAAACGACTTCGTATTCAACTGAACGGAATGTCATTCGTTTGGTTTGAAGCTTTCGAACAAATTGTTAATGGgttcaaaaagtaatgaaaatataagaatatcttattttaaaaataatcaaactgtTTGAAATCACGAAAACATACATTAGGGCAtacattaacaaaataaaatttcaccaaAAGAGTTCAAAGCACCAGCACCAACCCccaatgatttaagaaaaaaataattcctcaaattagaattatatgaaaaaaaaaattgattttaaaactaaaacgacgtgattagccaaaaaaaataataaaactcttaaaatgtataaaaaaaataaaaaaaaaaattcttgtcaaAAGTGGGATTCGAACCCATGTCATTTACGCTCCCATATCTTTAGAAGGCAACATTGTTTTTTGAGTCAGGCGTCTCagaccactcggccatcctcgcATAGGGGTCGACGAAGTCAAATTTGTCAGCAATTATGTTTTGGCCTATGCAGTTGTCCATtctaccaaaaatttcgttctgtTTTCTA encodes:
- the LOC129920012 gene encoding F-box/SPRY domain-containing protein 1, which translates into the protein MGDSIAATIHEHVLEAIFSYLGLRDLRNCSLVCKRWYRFLNDENNDVWRMHCIRKLAEEALKSDLLSSVPTYKTKLRAFYHAWNPNDCSRNVYIKPNGFTLHRNPVAQSTDAARSKIGFRQGRHAWEVIWEGPLGTVAVIGISTKEAALQCHGYVALLGADDQSWGWNLVDNHLLHNGDAQGNYPLLNNAPKYQVGERIRVILDCDDNTLSFEKNYEFLGVAFRGLPDKKLYPTVSAVYGNTEVSMVYLGPPLDG